The DNA segment TGGATTTTTTGAAGCTGTTTTTGATAATCGGATTTATTGATCTTGTCGATTTTGTTGGCCGCAATAATAATATTTTTTTTATGTTCATCTAAAACTTGGAGAATTTCCAGATCTTTTTCCGTCGCGCCGATGTTCGCGTCTATGATCAAGACGATCATTTTTTGTTCATAGCCGGAGGTGAATAAATACCAATTGACCAATTCAAAAAGAGCTTCCTTGCTTTCTTTGGAACCGCTGGAATAGCCATAGCCCGGCAAGTCAACCAAATAAAAAGAGTCATTGATCAAAAAAAGATTTATTTCTTGGGTGCGACCCGGTGTGCGGCTGGTTCTGGCCAGGTCTTTTTGGCGGGTCAAAGCATTGATAGTACTGGATTTGCCGACATTCGATCGGCCGATAAAAGCGACTTGGGGAATGCCGTCTTTTAAAGCTTCGTCATCCCGGACTATGCCTTTTATAAATTTCGCGGAAGTTATTTTCAACCCGTTAGAAATTCCCATATTTATGTTATTATTTATTGCTAAACCACATTAAAAAAATTACATATTTCTAACGGGTTTCATATAGATATTCTAGCATTAAATTGGTTGGATGGCGATGGTTTATTGTTTTTTTGTCAATTTATTATTTTTGTGATATATTTATACCAAGAAAAATAAATGGAGGTGAAAAATTGATTGACAGAAGAAACAACAGGGATAAAGCGATTTTTCGATATTTGCTGGCAAACCA comes from the bacterium genome and includes:
- the yihA gene encoding ribosome biogenesis GTP-binding protein YihA/YsxC, with translation MGISNGLKITSAKFIKGIVRDDEALKDGIPQVAFIGRSNVGKSSTINALTRQKDLARTSRTPGRTQEINLFLINDSFYLVDLPGYGYSSGSKESKEALFELVNWYLFTSGYEQKMIVLIIDANIGATEKDLEILQVLDEHKKNIIIAANKIDKINKSDYQKQLQKIQEAVGDHKVIPYSSKKGIGINDLTKEIMK